The Methanosarcina barkeri MS DNA window TCCAGTGTTTCTATTCTGGACTCAAGTTCATGCATATCTTTTTTAGTAAAAATGTCGGTTTTTGATATAGATTCCTGAATCTTCTCAGAGATTTTCTTCTCAAGATCAAGCTTCTGTTTTTTTCGTTCTTCAAGCATATCTTGGACAGCTTTTTTGCCTTCTTCCTTACTGATGTCCCCTTTATCAACAAGTTCCTTTACAAGATCATCTATCTTATCTTCGGTTATTGCCCAGAGGCCGGCTCCTATAAGCCCAAGTTTTCTGATGGATTCCCTCATGTATAAACACTCGCTTTTAAATTATCGATCTGGAAAAAGCTCACATGAAATAATTCTACATGAAAATAGTTAACTGATATGATCTCCAGGGATGTATTAAAAATTCCCCCTAGGAAGTAGGTAATGTATGGCTTTGTTTGAGATGTCTTGTGCGATCTACTTTCTATGACAATTTTCTATTCTGATCTGCACTATGTAATAGTTTTAGGTTTCGATCTACTTCATATGAAAGTTTTCTGTTCTTACATTATTTGTCTGTGTTTTATATAAATGTTTTCTGAGTATAGTTATCAGGCTTCTGACTTTATGTGATCTGGGCTCGAGTTCTCTTCAGATTAATATTTTTAAAATGACCGGGTTATCATTAAGGAAACTATGTATCAGGAAACTATGTATCGAGGTTTTTTCTTAATTTATTTACACTTGTATCCAGTCAAAACACCGAAAACAGGCACGATCAAACGCCGTTGCTTCTGTGTGTTTAACGTTAACAAATTACTTAGCCAAATGAAAATATATAAATATATTAATTGATAATGTCGTTTGGGGGTAATTCTATGGCAGAAACTTTAAAAGTCTCACCAAGTATATGCGCATATCCTGACGACAAATACGAAAACCTTGAAATTGAAGTAGTTCTTCCTGGAGTGGATAAAAAAGACATTTCTTTTAAGATTACCGAGGACGGCTTTTACGTAAGAGCCAATAAGGAAGGGGTTGAGTATGCGGACAGTTACGCAGTCTGTTGCCCGATAGTCCCGGAAAAAGCAGTAGCCAAGTATTCAAATGGTGTACTTAAAGTTACAGTACCTTATCAGCAGCCATTTGAGAACGCGGTGGATGTAAAAATCGAGTAAGGCAAGAGCCTATCCCAAAACCTTGACTTTGGAATAATCACTCTAATTTCTAACGTGAAAATAGTATAGATTTGGGAATAAAATTGGTTTTGGGATGAGCTCCAATTTAAACTCGCACTTACTATATATTTTTATAATTGATTTTTTTCAACTGCGTAAGCCCAGAAATATAATGTTCAGTTTCATAAAAAAAGAGGTTTTTAAATGGAAAAAATGACAGAACAGAATCTTATCAACGCATTCGGAGGAGAAAGCCAGGCACATATGAGATATTTACATTTCGGAAACCAGGCTGAAAAAGAAAAATACTATAATGTAGCCCGCTTATTTCGCGCAATTGCTCATGCAGAATATGTACATGCAGGAGACCATTACCGTGAGTTAAGACATCTCAATGGAGGATTTGTTGCAAATAGCATGGCAACTTTTGGTCCTGGCGATTCCTTAAAGAATCTTAAGCTGGCCATTGATGGCGAAACATACGAGATTGAAGAAATGTATCCTGCATACATTGAAGTTGCAAAATCCCAGGGAGAAAAAAGAGCACAAAGAAGCTTTGAATGGTCATATGCCAGTGAAAAAATGCATAAACAACTTTTTGAAAGGGCATTAGACTCGGTTAACTCAGGAAAAGATATTGATCTCGGTCCTGTCCAGGTTTGCGAAGTATGCGGATATACCTTTGAAGGAGAAGCACCCGACAGATGTCCTATTTGTGGTGCTCCAATGAACAAATTTACTGCATTTAAATGAATAATTATTCTGACACCTTCCCTTATCTACAAACAGGCAAATTTCTATCCTTTAGGTCCAGACTATTTCCTATAAGCTAAATCTGGGCTAATTTTTTTACTAAAAATCCCTCTTTCATTAGTAAAAAATTTGTGAGAATGACTCTCTTTACAAGCCAGTTTCACGAACATTCCCCAAGCCCTCACTACCAGAAGAAATCACTCTGGAATTTTATTGTTTTTCTCCTTGCTTTCAAACCAGTCTGCAATTCTGGGC harbors:
- a CDS encoding phasin family protein, producing MRESIRKLGLIGAGLWAITEDKIDDLVKELVDKGDISKEEGKKAVQDMLEERKKQKLDLEKKISEKIQESISKTDIFTKKDMHELESRIETLEEEIQILKNKEKIFFK
- a CDS encoding Hsp20/alpha crystallin family protein codes for the protein MAETLKVSPSICAYPDDKYENLEIEVVLPGVDKKDISFKITEDGFYVRANKEGVEYADSYAVCCPIVPEKAVAKYSNGVLKVTVPYQQPFENAVDVKIE
- a CDS encoding rubrerythrin family protein; amino-acid sequence: MEKMTEQNLINAFGGESQAHMRYLHFGNQAEKEKYYNVARLFRAIAHAEYVHAGDHYRELRHLNGGFVANSMATFGPGDSLKNLKLAIDGETYEIEEMYPAYIEVAKSQGEKRAQRSFEWSYASEKMHKQLFERALDSVNSGKDIDLGPVQVCEVCGYTFEGEAPDRCPICGAPMNKFTAFK